One Lactobacillus crispatus DNA segment encodes these proteins:
- a CDS encoding Cof-type HAD-IIB family hydrolase: MTTLPFKAVAVDVDGTFVNDEKQYDHQMFSEILTRLHQHGAHFIIASGRPAGRLADDFSEFIDSIDFVADNGAVLVRDGKIIRTTSFSKKCILNFIEYLHARYPGAAQNILISGVKHSYFLKSTPPEYKRSHHYFYPNSIEIDDFNKIPADDQYTKITMDYPSKIRHELEHGFNSRSTEKIHVTTSGWSYMDIIPEGVNKAAGLKEFLAYLDVPRSELIAFGDGENDLEMLKFAGLSYAMANGQDIVKKTAKFIAPTNNDNGVFKVLNKYLDEAE; encoded by the coding sequence ATGACTACTCTTCCCTTTAAGGCCGTTGCTGTAGACGTTGACGGTACTTTTGTTAACGATGAAAAACAATACGATCATCAAATGTTTAGCGAGATTTTAACTCGTCTGCATCAACACGGGGCACATTTTATTATTGCTAGCGGCCGCCCAGCTGGTCGTTTGGCTGATGACTTTAGCGAATTTATCGATTCTATTGACTTTGTTGCCGACAATGGTGCGGTCTTAGTTCGCGATGGAAAAATTATTCGTACAACAAGCTTTTCAAAAAAATGCATCCTAAATTTTATTGAATATTTGCACGCACGCTATCCTGGTGCAGCCCAAAACATTTTAATTAGTGGCGTTAAGCACTCCTACTTTTTAAAAAGTACACCACCAGAATACAAGCGGTCCCATCATTATTTTTATCCTAATAGCATCGAAATTGATGATTTTAATAAAATTCCTGCTGATGACCAATACACTAAGATCACAATGGACTATCCCAGCAAGATTCGACATGAATTAGAACATGGCTTCAACAGCCGTAGTACAGAAAAAATCCACGTCACAACTAGTGGTTGGAGCTACATGGATATTATTCCTGAAGGTGTAAATAAAGCCGCAGGGCTAAAGGAATTTTTAGCTTATTTAGACGTGCCAAGAAGTGAATTAATTGCCTTCGGTGATGGTGAAAATGACCTTGAAATGTTGAAATTTGCTGGTTTAAGTTATGCCATGGCTAATGGTCAAGATATCGTTAAAAAGACTGCTAAATTTATTGCACCTACTAATAACGACAACGGTGTTTTCAAGGTGCTAAATAAGTATCTTGATGAAGCAGAATAG
- a CDS encoding type B 50S ribosomal protein L31: protein MKQGIHPEFQEVVFMDSATGAKFLAGSTLKPSETIDYEGETYPLVRVEVSSDSHPFYTGKQKFAQADGRIEKFNKKYGLKK, encoded by the coding sequence ATGAAACAAGGTATTCATCCAGAATTTCAAGAAGTAGTTTTCATGGACTCAGCAACTGGTGCTAAGTTCTTAGCTGGCTCAACTTTGAAGCCATCAGAAACTATTGACTACGAAGGCGAAACTTACCCATTAGTACGTGTTGAAGTTTCATCAGATTCACACCCATTCTACACTGGCAAGCAAAAGTTTGCTCAAGCAGATGGTCGAATCGAAAAGTTCAACAAGAAGTACGGTTTGAAGAAGTAA
- a CDS encoding DEAD/DEAH box helicase — protein MKFSELGLNDALLKAIKRSGFEEATPIQEQTIPLALQGKDVIGQAQTGTGKTAAFGLPILQMIDKKEKAIQAVIIEPTRELAIQTQEELFRLGRDEHAHVQVVYGGADIGRQIRSLKHHIPSILVGTPGRLLDHLKRKTINLDQVKAVVLDEADEMLDMGFIQDIESILKYAKNRQQTLLFSATMPKPILRIGEKFMDHPEIVRIKAKELTADLIEQYFVRAKESEKFDIMCRLIDVQGPDLALVFGRTKRRVDELTRGLQARGYNAAGIHGDLSQARRMAVLKKFRDGKLDILVATDVAARGLDISGVTHVYNYDIPQDPDSYVHRIGRTGRAGQNGISVTFVTPNEIGYMRTIEQLTKKKMSPLRPPTDDQALHGQLKQARAEIEDLMNGDLGKYTQGASELLDNYSALDLVAAFLKNLAKDEVKVKITPEKPLPYKGDGRHRRGKGHGRGNNHGRDDYRRRRNNNSYRHNGNRGKRGHGNGHEFVIKNKKG, from the coding sequence TTGAAGTTTTCAGAATTAGGATTAAATGACGCGCTTCTTAAGGCAATTAAACGTTCAGGCTTTGAAGAAGCAACGCCAATCCAGGAACAGACTATTCCCCTTGCTTTGCAAGGCAAAGATGTAATTGGTCAAGCCCAGACTGGTACCGGTAAGACAGCTGCGTTTGGCTTGCCAATTTTACAGATGATCGACAAAAAAGAAAAAGCAATTCAAGCGGTTATTATTGAACCAACGCGTGAACTTGCTATTCAGACGCAAGAAGAATTATTCCGTTTAGGTCGTGATGAACACGCTCATGTTCAAGTGGTCTACGGAGGAGCAGATATTGGTCGTCAAATTCGCTCATTAAAACATCATATACCATCAATTTTAGTTGGTACTCCAGGGCGATTACTTGATCACCTTAAGCGTAAGACAATCAATTTGGATCAAGTTAAAGCAGTTGTTTTAGATGAAGCAGATGAAATGCTGGATATGGGCTTTATTCAAGATATTGAAAGTATTTTGAAATATGCTAAAAACCGGCAACAAACTTTGCTCTTTAGTGCAACAATGCCTAAGCCAATTTTGCGTATTGGTGAAAAATTTATGGATCATCCAGAGATTGTCCGAATTAAGGCTAAGGAATTAACGGCTGACTTGATCGAACAATATTTTGTCCGGGCCAAAGAATCCGAAAAGTTCGATATCATGTGCCGTTTGATTGATGTACAAGGTCCAGACTTAGCTTTGGTATTTGGTCGCACTAAACGCCGTGTAGATGAGCTTACACGTGGTTTGCAAGCACGTGGCTATAATGCTGCAGGAATTCACGGCGACTTGTCACAAGCACGGAGAATGGCTGTTTTAAAGAAGTTCCGTGACGGTAAACTGGATATTTTAGTGGCAACTGATGTAGCTGCACGTGGACTTGATATTTCGGGTGTAACGCACGTTTATAATTATGATATTCCACAAGATCCAGATTCATATGTCCACCGAATTGGAAGAACCGGGCGTGCAGGACAAAATGGTATTTCAGTTACTTTTGTAACGCCAAATGAAATTGGCTATATGAGAACCATTGAGCAGTTAACTAAGAAAAAGATGTCACCACTTCGTCCACCGACAGATGATCAAGCTCTGCATGGTCAATTAAAGCAAGCAAGAGCTGAAATCGAAGATTTAATGAATGGTGATTTGGGTAAATATACTCAAGGCGCAAGTGAGTTGCTTGATAATTATTCAGCACTTGACTTAGTTGCAGCATTTTTAAAGAATTTGGCTAAAGACGAAGTTAAAGTTAAGATTACACCAGAAAAACCTTTGCCATACAAGGGCGATGGTCGGCATCGTCGTGGTAAAGGTCATGGTCGTGGCAATAATCATGGACGTGATGATTATCGCCGCCGGCGCAATAATAATTCATACCGTCATAATGGTAATCGTGGTAAACGTGGTCATGGCAATGGACATGAATTCGTAATTAAGAATAAAAAAGGCTAA
- a CDS encoding APC family permease yields the protein MEKLKRHKIGLFSAIMLALNSLIGSGWLFGSGSAAQIAGPAAILSWILGAVIIISIALTYVELGSMFPESGGMSRYAQYSHGPLLGFVAAWANWISLVTLVPMEAVAAVQYMSSWPWSWANWTKNFIKNGSITFAGLGVVIIFMLIFTMINFWSVKIMTHFTNLISIFKILLPTLTITVLIASGFHGQNFGSNLHEFMPYGSRSIFEATSVSGIIMSYDAFQTVINMGGELKNPRKNIVRGVLISMLITAAIYIMLQVTFIGAVEPGMLAKVGWHGVNFTSPFADIAIILGINWLVILLYLDAFVSPFGTGVAFVATASRALAAMTHTRHLPKWLGRLNQKYLIPRYAMIADFVLAIILVSLFRNWNLLATVITASTLIAYLTGPVTVMTLRKKRPDLDRPFNPGYMKWLAPVAFILTSLAIYWSMWPTTIQVIIVIALGLPIYFYYEIHYQHSNLKEQLHSSWWMIGYLIFMSLMSFVGSSGFGGQNWIKYPFDFVVIIIISLAFYYWGIKTGLKKIDPYAEKIAQNKE from the coding sequence TTGGAAAAGTTAAAAAGACATAAAATAGGCTTATTTTCAGCGATTATGCTGGCCTTGAATTCCTTAATTGGTTCGGGGTGGCTTTTTGGTTCAGGTTCTGCAGCACAAATTGCAGGTCCAGCCGCAATTTTATCTTGGATTTTAGGTGCAGTAATTATTATCTCAATTGCATTGACTTATGTAGAATTAGGTTCGATGTTTCCCGAAAGTGGTGGGATGAGTCGATACGCTCAATATAGTCATGGGCCGTTATTGGGCTTTGTGGCTGCTTGGGCTAACTGGATTTCACTAGTCACATTGGTACCGATGGAAGCCGTAGCTGCCGTGCAATATATGAGTTCTTGGCCCTGGAGCTGGGCTAACTGGACTAAAAATTTTATTAAAAACGGCAGTATTACTTTTGCTGGCTTAGGTGTGGTTATTATTTTTATGCTGATTTTTACAATGATCAATTTTTGGTCAGTTAAAATCATGACCCATTTTACCAATTTGATTTCTATTTTTAAGATCTTATTGCCTACTTTGACGATTACAGTTTTAATTGCTTCAGGTTTTCATGGACAAAACTTTGGCAGTAATTTACATGAATTTATGCCTTATGGTAGTCGGTCCATCTTTGAAGCAACTTCTGTTTCAGGAATTATCATGTCCTATGATGCCTTTCAGACGGTCATCAATATGGGTGGGGAATTGAAAAATCCGCGTAAGAATATTGTGCGTGGGGTATTGATCTCAATGTTAATTACTGCGGCAATCTACATTATGTTGCAAGTGACTTTTATTGGTGCAGTTGAGCCAGGTATGTTAGCTAAAGTAGGCTGGCATGGAGTTAACTTTACCTCACCATTTGCGGACATTGCTATTATTTTAGGCATTAATTGGTTAGTAATTTTGCTCTACCTAGATGCATTTGTTTCACCATTTGGGACAGGGGTAGCATTTGTAGCTACGGCCTCAAGAGCCCTAGCGGCAATGACACACACACGTCATTTGCCAAAATGGTTAGGTAGATTGAATCAAAAATACTTAATACCACGTTATGCGATGATTGCTGACTTTGTTTTGGCGATTATTTTAGTAAGCTTATTTAGAAACTGGAATTTACTAGCAACAGTAATCACGGCCTCAACTTTGATTGCATATTTAACTGGTCCAGTTACGGTAATGACTCTAAGAAAGAAAAGACCAGATCTTGATCGTCCATTTAATCCTGGTTATATGAAGTGGCTAGCTCCAGTTGCCTTTATACTAACTAGTTTGGCAATTTACTGGTCAATGTGGCCAACGACTATTCAGGTGATAATTGTTATTGCCTTGGGTTTGCCGATTTATTTTTATTATGAAATTCACTACCAACATTCAAATTTAAAAGAACAATTACATAGTAGTTGGTGGATGATCGGTTATTTGATTTTTATGTCACTCATGTCCTTTGTGGGCAGTAGCGGTTTTGGTGGTCAGAACTGGATTAAGTATCCATTTGACTTTGTAGTAATTATCATTATTTCTCTCGCCTTCTATTATTGGGGAATTAAGACAGGGTTAAAGAAAATCGATCCTTATGCTGAAAAAATTGCGCAAAATAAAGAATAA
- the cbpA gene encoding cyclic di-AMP binding protein CbpA, which yields MLIKSLVIKKDYLTTVNEKATLAEALKVLEDSGYRCVPIVDDTGTIFRGNIYKMHIYRHKSQGGDMNLPVTYLLKNATKTIKVNSPFFKVFFNIKDLPYIAVLDEDNHFYGILTHSRMLDMLSDAWDVKNGSYVLTVLSDNTRGNLIKMSKIVSKHTNMSSVMTLDAAAGELEGNFVRRTLFTLPAGVSDITMRTIVDKLQRKGFVVSEIEDLQAGMTIMSDENPGVFIEHPVKD from the coding sequence ATGCTTATTAAATCTTTAGTTATTAAAAAAGATTATTTAACAACAGTTAATGAAAAAGCCACATTAGCAGAAGCTTTAAAAGTTTTAGAAGATTCAGGCTACAGATGTGTGCCAATCGTTGACGATACTGGTACTATTTTCCGTGGTAACATTTATAAGATGCATATCTACCGTCATAAGTCACAAGGTGGCGATATGAATCTACCAGTAACTTACTTACTTAAGAATGCCACTAAGACAATTAAGGTCAATTCACCATTCTTCAAGGTATTTTTCAACATTAAGGACTTGCCTTATATTGCTGTCCTTGATGAAGATAATCATTTTTATGGTATTCTTACTCACTCAAGAATGCTTGATATGTTGTCAGATGCGTGGGATGTTAAAAATGGTTCATACGTTTTGACCGTTTTATCTGACAATACACGTGGTAACTTGATCAAGATGTCCAAGATTGTGTCTAAGCACACTAATATGTCTAGTGTAATGACACTTGATGCAGCTGCTGGCGAACTCGAAGGTAATTTTGTTAGAAGAACACTCTTTACTCTCCCCGCTGGTGTCTCAGATATTACCATGAGAACGATTGTTGATAAGTTACAAAGAAAAGGTTTCGTAGTTTCTGAAATCGAAGATTTGCAAGCCGGCATGACTATTATGAGTGATGAAAATCCAGGTGTCTTTATTGAACACCCTGTTAAGGATTAA
- the acpS gene encoding holo-ACP synthase, whose translation MIKGVGIDSIEVERIQKIVAKGDAFAKKVLTPNEFNQYQKMKGKRKVEYLGGRFSLKESFSKALGTGLGKYVGFQDVETLWDDLGHPVMTSTKFDGNIFPSITHDNHEIITFVVLEEN comes from the coding sequence ATGATTAAAGGTGTAGGAATTGACTCAATTGAAGTTGAGCGGATTCAAAAAATTGTTGCTAAAGGTGATGCTTTTGCTAAAAAAGTATTAACACCCAATGAATTTAACCAATATCAAAAAATGAAAGGCAAGCGTAAGGTTGAGTATCTTGGTGGTCGCTTTTCATTAAAAGAGTCCTTCTCAAAAGCCTTAGGGACAGGACTAGGTAAGTATGTTGGCTTTCAAGATGTTGAAACCTTGTGGGATGATTTAGGGCACCCGGTCATGACTTCAACTAAGTTTGATGGAAATATCTTTCCAAGTATCACACATGATAATCACGAAATTATTACTTTTGTAGTTTTGGAGGAAAATTAA
- a CDS encoding UDP-N-acetylmuramoyl-tripeptide--D-alanyl-D-alanine ligase gives MKMQMAEIAKALNTTCEGDNQTVITSVAFDSRKITDGGLFVPLEGERDGHEFIASAINNGASATLWKKGHPNKPEDIAVIEVDDPLAAMQELARYYLRKVNPTVVGITGSNGKTTTKDMIAAVLSKRFNVHKTQANFNNEIGVPMTILEMKPNTEILVLEMGMDRPGQLHHLSELTHPDVAVITMIGEAHIEFFGSRDKIADAKMEITDFLREDGEFIFNGDEPLLQERAEKLDQAKATFGFRDEDTVHATGFKSYMHHATFTVNDSEQKFSIPMIGKHNVSNAMAAISVGRHFGESDEEIASSLSNFTPTANRMEWEKGDAGESIMSDVYNSNPTAVRAVLTSFGQVEVKDNGRRIAVLGDMLELGKNSPELHAGLEDTLDPQIINEVYLYGSEMKNLYDALQDKYEPEHLHYYTQEQTDRMIDDLKNDIKSDDIVVLKGSHGMHLENVLARLR, from the coding sequence ATGAAAATGCAAATGGCGGAAATTGCCAAGGCTTTAAATACTACTTGTGAAGGTGACAATCAAACTGTTATTACTTCTGTTGCCTTTGACTCCAGAAAGATCACAGATGGTGGATTATTTGTACCACTTGAAGGTGAACGTGATGGGCACGAATTCATAGCTAGTGCTATTAATAATGGTGCTTCTGCTACTTTATGGAAAAAAGGGCATCCGAACAAGCCAGAAGATATTGCGGTTATTGAAGTTGATGATCCGCTTGCTGCTATGCAAGAGCTTGCTCGCTATTATTTGCGTAAGGTTAATCCAACCGTAGTGGGAATTACTGGTTCAAATGGTAAGACTACTACCAAGGATATGATTGCTGCTGTTTTGTCTAAACGCTTTAATGTACATAAAACTCAGGCCAACTTTAACAATGAGATTGGTGTGCCAATGACCATCCTTGAGATGAAGCCAAATACTGAAATTTTGGTGCTTGAAATGGGAATGGACAGACCAGGTCAATTGCATCATTTAAGTGAATTAACCCATCCAGATGTGGCCGTAATTACAATGATTGGTGAAGCTCATATTGAATTCTTTGGCAGCCGCGACAAGATTGCAGATGCTAAGATGGAAATTACTGACTTTTTGCGTGAAGATGGCGAATTTATCTTCAATGGGGATGAACCATTATTGCAAGAACGTGCTGAGAAATTGGATCAAGCTAAAGCAACTTTTGGTTTTAGAGATGAAGATACAGTTCATGCAACTGGCTTTAAGAGTTATATGCATCATGCTACCTTTACAGTTAATGATTCAGAGCAAAAATTCTCAATCCCAATGATTGGTAAACACAATGTTTCTAACGCAATGGCCGCAATTAGTGTTGGTCGTCATTTTGGTGAAAGTGATGAGGAAATTGCCTCATCATTGTCTAACTTTACCCCAACGGCTAATCGGATGGAGTGGGAAAAAGGCGATGCTGGAGAAAGCATCATGAGTGATGTCTATAACTCAAATCCAACTGCTGTTAGAGCTGTATTGACTAGTTTTGGCCAAGTTGAAGTAAAAGATAATGGGCGCAGAATTGCTGTTTTAGGTGATATGTTGGAATTAGGTAAAAACTCCCCTGAATTGCATGCTGGCCTTGAGGATACGTTAGATCCACAAATTATTAACGAAGTTTACTTATATGGCTCTGAAATGAAGAATTTGTATGATGCTTTACAAGATAAGTATGAGCCAGAGCATTTGCATTATTATACACAAGAACAGACAGATCGAATGATTGACGATCTGAAGAATGATATTAAGTCGGATGACATTGTTGTATTGAAGGGTTCACATGGAATGCACCTGGAAAATGTCTTGGCCCGACTAAGATAG
- a CDS encoding glycoside hydrolase family 13 protein yields the protein MTPWWKKAVVYQIYPKSFQDSNGDGIGDLQGIIARLDYLENLGVDAIWLSPVYQSPGVDNGYDISNYEAIDPQYGTMADMDELIQKAKEHHIRIVMDLVVNHTSDQHQWFVEARKSKDNPYRDYYIWRDPVDGHEPNSLKSAFSGSAWKFDEQTGQYYLHFFAEQQPDLNWKNPELRQKIYDMMNFWLDKGIGGFRMDVIELIGKDPDKMIRENGPMLHPYLQEMNKNTFGDRDVMTVGETWNATPKIAEEYSDPARHELSMVFQFENQALDQQEGKEKWDLKPLDLGELKKVLVKWQTELDFNHAWNSLFWENHDIPRVISRWGNDKKYRVQCAKMFATVLHLMHGTPYIFNGEEIGMTNCPVKNIDEVEDIESVNMYHERLAEGYDKDKLIHAINVKGRDNARRPMQWNDEKNAGFTKSKPWLTVNPNYKEINVKKALADPNSIFYTYQELITLRHENEIVVNGDFKLVHDTGDEVLAYYRILGTEKWLVVANLSGEEQQFTSTDRIKENLLSNYAVRNDLHDITLKPYEAFAVAIR from the coding sequence ATGACACCATGGTGGAAAAAAGCAGTTGTTTATCAAATTTATCCTAAGTCATTTCAGGACAGCAACGGTGATGGCATAGGTGACTTACAAGGAATTATTGCTCGTTTAGATTATTTGGAAAATCTAGGAGTTGATGCAATTTGGCTTTCACCGGTTTATCAATCTCCCGGTGTGGATAATGGCTATGATATTTCAAATTATGAAGCGATTGATCCGCAATATGGCACGATGGCTGATATGGATGAGTTGATTCAGAAAGCTAAGGAGCATCATATCCGAATTGTAATGGATCTGGTGGTTAATCATACATCTGACCAGCATCAATGGTTTGTGGAGGCACGAAAAAGTAAGGATAATCCTTACCGAGACTATTATATTTGGCGTGATCCTGTTGATGGACATGAGCCCAATAGTTTGAAGTCTGCTTTTTCTGGTTCAGCTTGGAAATTTGATGAGCAAACAGGACAATATTATTTACACTTCTTTGCGGAACAACAACCTGATTTAAATTGGAAAAATCCAGAGTTGCGGCAAAAAATCTACGATATGATGAACTTTTGGCTTGATAAGGGGATCGGTGGCTTCCGAATGGATGTGATTGAATTAATTGGTAAAGATCCCGACAAAATGATCCGTGAAAATGGTCCGATGCTTCATCCATATTTGCAAGAAATGAACAAGAATACATTTGGTGATCGAGATGTGATGACGGTGGGCGAAACTTGGAATGCGACACCGAAGATTGCAGAAGAGTACTCAGATCCAGCACGTCATGAATTATCAATGGTTTTCCAATTTGAGAATCAAGCTTTAGACCAGCAGGAGGGAAAAGAAAAGTGGGATTTAAAGCCGCTAGACTTAGGCGAATTGAAAAAGGTTTTAGTAAAGTGGCAGACAGAGCTTGATTTTAATCATGCTTGGAATAGTTTGTTCTGGGAAAATCATGATATTCCGCGCGTAATTTCACGTTGGGGCAATGATAAAAAATATCGGGTGCAGTGTGCTAAGATGTTTGCGACAGTTTTACATTTGATGCACGGCACACCATATATTTTTAACGGTGAAGAAATTGGTATGACTAATTGTCCGGTAAAAAATATTGATGAAGTAGAAGATATTGAAAGTGTCAATATGTATCATGAACGTCTGGCTGAAGGTTATGACAAAGATAAACTAATTCATGCGATCAATGTTAAAGGCAGGGATAATGCTCGTCGTCCAATGCAATGGAATGATGAGAAAAATGCCGGCTTTACTAAGTCAAAGCCATGGTTGACAGTAAATCCTAACTACAAAGAAATTAATGTGAAGAAGGCCTTGGCTGATCCTAATTCGATTTTTTATACTTACCAAGAATTGATTACTTTACGTCATGAAAATGAGATTGTGGTTAATGGTGACTTTAAGTTGGTTCATGATACTGGTGATGAAGTTCTTGCATATTATCGTATTTTAGGTACTGAAAAGTGGTTGGTGGTTGCTAACCTATCTGGTGAAGAGCAACAGTTTACGTCGACCGATCGCATTAAAGAAAACTTGCTTAGTAATTATGCTGTGCGTAATGATCTGCATGATATTACGCTTAAGCCTTATGAAGCATTTGCAGTGGCAATTAGATAA
- the alr gene encoding alanine racemase, whose product MVPGYHRPAVVKVNLGAIRRNIKNEMKHLATGQKMLAVVKANAYGHGAVEVAKIAIEEGAAGLCVAILDEALQLRHADIVKPILVLGVVSPEYAPIAAANNVSLTIPNLEWLKEAEKYLEKEQLQLKVHIGVDSGMGRIGFNEDEDFIAANKFLQNNDNFYVEGMFAHFASADSADDTYFKHQVEKFAHMRSLLTVKPKWIHVDNTAASIFNKDVPSDCVRFGIGIYGLNPSSNPNSPDLKSSISLEPALSFESELTHVKTIHEGDGVGYGSTFVADQDTIIGTVPVGYADGFIRKFQGFKVKVGDEYCPIVGRICMDQFMVKMPKKMPLGTKVVIISNDPTAPNNIKAAADYVDTIHYEVACLLNDRLPRVYYEK is encoded by the coding sequence ATGGTTCCAGGCTATCACCGTCCAGCCGTTGTAAAGGTAAATTTGGGCGCAATTAGAAGAAATATTAAAAATGAAATGAAACATCTTGCAACAGGGCAAAAGATGTTAGCTGTAGTTAAGGCCAATGCTTATGGTCATGGTGCAGTTGAGGTGGCTAAAATTGCGATTGAGGAAGGTGCAGCAGGCCTTTGTGTAGCTATTTTAGATGAGGCCTTGCAATTGCGTCATGCTGACATTGTTAAGCCAATTTTAGTTTTGGGAGTAGTTTCTCCAGAATACGCTCCAATTGCGGCCGCAAACAATGTTTCATTAACGATTCCTAACCTTGAATGGCTAAAGGAAGCAGAAAAGTACCTTGAAAAAGAGCAGTTACAGTTGAAAGTTCATATTGGAGTAGATTCAGGCATGGGTCGGATCGGCTTTAACGAAGATGAGGATTTTATTGCTGCTAATAAATTCTTACAAAATAACGATAATTTCTACGTAGAGGGTATGTTCGCACACTTTGCTTCCGCAGACAGTGCCGATGATACTTACTTTAAGCATCAGGTAGAAAAATTTGCTCATATGAGAAGTTTGTTGACAGTTAAGCCTAAGTGGATTCACGTAGACAATACCGCTGCCAGCATCTTTAACAAGGATGTGCCTAGTGATTGTGTTCGTTTTGGAATTGGCATTTATGGTTTGAACCCATCCTCTAATCCTAATAGTCCTGACTTGAAGTCATCAATTTCGCTTGAACCAGCATTATCATTTGAGAGTGAACTAACTCATGTAAAAACTATTCATGAAGGTGACGGAGTAGGATATGGTTCTACCTTTGTAGCTGATCAAGATACAATTATTGGAACTGTGCCTGTTGGCTATGCTGATGGCTTTATTAGAAAGTTTCAAGGCTTTAAAGTTAAAGTTGGAGACGAATACTGTCCAATTGTCGGCCGAATTTGTATGGATCAATTTATGGTCAAAATGCCAAAGAAAATGCCGTTAGGAACTAAGGTAGTCATCATTTCCAATGATCCAACAGCGCCAAATAATATTAAGGCCGCCGCAGATTATGTTGATACTATTCACTATGAAGTAGCATGTTTGTTAAACGATCGTTTACCTCGTGTTTACTATGAAAAATAA